From Candidatus Desulfofervidus auxilii, a single genomic window includes:
- the sucD gene encoding succinate--CoA ligase subunit alpha: MAILVNEDTKVLVQGITGKEGAFHTKQMLSYGTKIVAGVTPGKGGQEIEGVPVFNTVEEAVKETGANASVIFVPAPFAPDAIYEATSAGIKLIVCITEGIPTFDMMKVKRYLEEHPDVTLIGPNCPGLIAPPFKCKLGIMPGHIHTPGSIGVVSRSGTLTYEIDYQLTLAGLGQTTCVGIGGDAIPGSSFIDILKLFNEDEETKGVVMVGEIGGTAEEEAAIYIKKYFKKPVIAFIAGRTAPPGKRMGHAGAIISGGQGTAESKIKALKEAGIFVAEDLGKLGETVKEVVGV, from the coding sequence ATGGCTATTTTAGTGAATGAAGATACAAAAGTGCTTGTTCAAGGTATTACTGGAAAAGAAGGTGCATTTCATACAAAACAGATGCTTTCTTATGGAACAAAAATTGTTGCAGGAGTAACACCTGGCAAAGGAGGGCAGGAGATAGAGGGAGTGCCAGTATTTAATACTGTGGAAGAAGCAGTAAAAGAGACAGGAGCAAATGCTTCAGTTATATTTGTACCAGCTCCATTTGCTCCTGATGCCATTTATGAAGCTACTTCTGCTGGAATAAAGTTAATTGTTTGTATTACAGAAGGTATACCTACTTTTGATATGATGAAGGTAAAGCGTTATTTAGAAGAACATCCTGATGTAACACTTATTGGCCCGAATTGTCCTGGTTTAATTGCCCCTCCATTTAAATGTAAGCTTGGGATAATGCCTGGTCATATTCATACTCCTGGTTCAATTGGTGTTGTTTCTCGCAGTGGTACGCTTACTTATGAAATAGACTATCAATTAACATTAGCTGGCTTAGGTCAAACTACTTGTGTTGGTATTGGTGGTGATGCCATTCCTGGAAGCAGTTTTATTGATATTTTAAAGCTATTCAATGAAGATGAAGAGACAAAGGGTGTGGTTATGGTAGGAGAGATTGGTGGTACAGCTGAAGAAGAGGCAGCTATATATATCAAAAAATACTTTAAAAAGCCAGTTATAGCTTTTATTGCTGGACGCACAGCCCCTCCTGGAAAACGTATGGGACACGCTGGTGCTATCATTTCTGGAGGTCAAGGGACAGCTGAAAGCAAAATAAAGGCTTTAAAAGAAGCAGGTATCTTTGTAGCTGAAGATTTAGGTAAACTTGGAGAAACTGTAAAAGAAGTGGTGGGTGTATAA